One part of the Thermodesulfovibrio sp. 3462-1 genome encodes these proteins:
- the csm6 gene encoding CRISPR-associated ring nuclease Csm6, whose amino-acid sequence MEKFKEILVCVIGGIPQIITETLYALSQSTPPVNIEEMYIITTSTGKKQIENALIEKGILKQFLTEYDLPQIEIKPSSIIVIKDKDGNEIDDIRDSSQSEATADTIISLIRELTTDNSVRLHCCLAGGRKTMSFYLGSALQLFGRSWDKLYHVLVSPEFESHPEFFYKPKQERFIKCRLANGTVQEISTEKAKIEIMELPFIKFSGKIQLHGKNFKELIQETQSEIDLVLTQPEIILYIKDRKIEIAGVSFTMSPILITLYATFLQQKILCPKDALCGSCTDCYVSLGQITEEPFAKEFAKFYSKTYNPLNIAEEEIIEYVKKKLNLYTLRTYISKINREISKALNDEATPCKIKSVRKYGATIYGIAVDKTKIKIN is encoded by the coding sequence ATGGAAAAATTTAAAGAAATCCTTGTTTGTGTTATAGGTGGAATTCCTCAAATTATTACAGAGACTCTTTATGCTTTATCACAAAGCACTCCGCCAGTAAACATTGAGGAAATGTATATAATTACCACATCAACAGGAAAAAAGCAGATTGAAAATGCATTGATTGAAAAAGGAATTCTAAAACAGTTTCTCACTGAATATGACCTTCCTCAAATTGAGATAAAGCCTTCCTCAATTATTGTAATAAAAGATAAAGATGGCAATGAAATTGATGACATAAGAGATTCTTCCCAGAGTGAGGCAACAGCGGATACAATTATCTCTTTAATAAGAGAACTTACAACAGATAATTCAGTAAGGCTTCACTGCTGTCTTGCAGGTGGAAGAAAAACAATGAGTTTTTATCTTGGCTCTGCACTTCAACTTTTTGGTAGAAGCTGGGATAAACTCTATCATGTTTTGGTAAGCCCTGAATTTGAATCACACCCTGAGTTTTTCTATAAACCAAAACAGGAAAGATTTATAAAATGCAGGCTTGCTAATGGAACAGTGCAAGAAATAAGCACAGAAAAAGCAAAAATTGAAATTATGGAACTTCCTTTTATAAAATTTTCAGGAAAAATTCAGCTTCATGGAAAAAACTTTAAAGAACTTATACAAGAGACTCAATCAGAAATTGATCTTGTCCTCACTCAACCTGAGATAATCCTTTATATAAAAGATAGAAAAATTGAAATTGCTGGAGTTTCATTTACCATGAGTCCTATTTTAATTACTCTTTATGCCACATTTTTACAACAGAAAATTTTATGTCCAAAGGATGCTCTTTGCGGTAGTTGCACTGATTGCTATGTATCCTTAGGGCAGATTACTGAGGAGCCTTTTGCAAAAGAGTTTGCCAAATTTTATTCAAAAACTTATAATCCTTTAAACATTGCAGAAGAGGAAATAATAGAGTATGTCAAAAAGAAACTGAATCTCTATACCTTAAGAACTTACATAAGTAAGATAAATAGAGAAATCTCTAAGGCATTAAATGATGAGGCTACACCATGTAAAATTAAGTCTGTCAGAAAATATGGTGCAACAATCTATGGAATTGCCGTTGACAAAACAAAAATAAAAATCAATTGA
- a CDS encoding putative CRISPR-associated protein, producing MKEFHIISTGNSLLTNAQKAGVFPERKTSEEDYWRSLLENPQEINRLVEFLKSAPYKHSAEMNTFLRITQGKPKELIEVYLFGTKTASNELCRVAIEKFLKDSGYSIYTPYEISGYFWEAKYYDPSYALDRFKLGISELVDRLIYIAKKKQKENYKVFFNPTGGLKAHVIATALVGIITDCEIYYMNEEFHEVVFLPKLFYIPKGKELELLKKLSSKRVVRYEEYEILEKEYSEEIERLEIYGLIGRLPDEFQKTLWITNKGLLFIHEQS from the coding sequence TTGAAAGAGTTTCACATCATAAGCACAGGCAATTCTCTTTTAACAAATGCTCAAAAGGCTGGAGTTTTTCCTGAAAGAAAAACTTCTGAAGAAGATTACTGGAGGAGTTTGCTTGAGAATCCTCAGGAAATTAACCGCCTTGTAGAGTTTCTTAAAAGCGCGCCTTATAAGCATTCTGCAGAAATGAATACATTTTTAAGAATTACGCAAGGTAAACCGAAGGAGCTCATAGAAGTTTATTTATTTGGCACAAAGACAGCATCAAATGAACTTTGCAGGGTTGCAATTGAAAAATTTTTAAAAGACTCAGGATATTCAATTTATACTCCCTATGAAATAAGTGGATACTTCTGGGAAGCAAAATACTATGATCCATCCTATGCTCTTGACAGATTTAAACTTGGTATATCAGAGCTTGTTGACAGATTAATTTATATTGCGAAGAAAAAACAGAAAGAAAACTATAAAGTATTTTTCAACCCCACAGGTGGACTAAAGGCTCATGTAATTGCTACTGCTCTTGTAGGAATTATTACGGATTGTGAAATCTATTACATGAATGAAGAGTTTCATGAAGTAGTATTTTTACCAAAACTATTTTATATTCCAAAAGGAAAGGAGCTGGAACTTCTCAAAAAATTATCCAGTAAAAGAGTTGTTCGATATGAAGAGTATGAAATCTTAGAAAAGGAATACTCTGAAGAAATTGAAAGACTTGAAATTTACGGCCTAATTGGAAGACTCCCTGATGAGTTCCAAAAGACTCTGTGGATAACTAATAAAGGACTTTTATTTATTCATGAACAATCATGA
- the pheS gene encoding phenylalanine--tRNA ligase subunit alpha, translating to MQDPLAQAFVKEINEISSAVELVNLKAKYIGKKGIITEKIKNLGKLPPEERKLQGKTLNELKNFIEQTIKNKEEEIRQKEISEALKKEFIDITLPGKDFYFGGSHPVNQTLIEIIDIFKELGFTVEEGPEVELDYYNFEALNIPKEHPARDMQDTFYISEDVVLRTHTSPVQVRVMEKKNPPLRFISPGKVYRCDSDVTHTPMFHQVEGLMVDENISFSHLKGVLVYFLRRLFGNIPVRFRPSFFPFTEPSTEVDIGCIICGGSGCRVCKATGWLEVLGAGMVHPNVFRFAGYPEGKYTGFAFGMGVERLTMLKYGIDDIRLFFENDIRFLRQF from the coding sequence ATGCAAGACCCTTTAGCGCAAGCCTTTGTTAAAGAAATAAATGAGATTAGCTCTGCTGTTGAACTTGTTAATCTAAAAGCAAAATACATTGGTAAAAAAGGTATAATTACAGAAAAAATTAAAAATTTAGGCAAACTTCCTCCTGAAGAAAGGAAATTACAGGGAAAGACTCTTAATGAACTTAAAAATTTTATTGAACAAACCATTAAAAATAAAGAAGAAGAAATCAGACAAAAAGAAATATCAGAAGCTTTAAAAAAAGAATTCATTGACATTACCCTTCCAGGCAAGGATTTTTATTTTGGTGGAAGTCATCCTGTAAACCAAACTCTTATTGAAATCATAGATATTTTCAAAGAACTCGGATTTACTGTTGAAGAAGGTCCTGAAGTAGAGCTTGATTACTATAACTTTGAAGCATTAAACATTCCAAAAGAGCATCCTGCCAGAGACATGCAGGATACCTTTTATATAAGCGAAGATGTTGTTTTAAGAACTCACACTTCACCTGTTCAGGTGAGGGTAATGGAGAAGAAAAATCCACCACTTAGATTTATTTCTCCTGGAAAGGTTTATCGCTGTGACTCTGATGTAACGCATACTCCAATGTTTCATCAGGTTGAGGGTCTGATGGTTGATGAGAATATTTCTTTTTCCCATTTAAAAGGTGTTCTTGTTTATTTTTTAAGAAGACTTTTTGGAAACATTCCTGTGAGATTTAGACCAAGCTTTTTTCCTTTTACAGAACCATCAACTGAAGTAGACATTGGCTGTATTATTTGTGGTGGAAGTGGATGCAGAGTTTGTAAAGCAACAGGATGGCTTGAAGTTCTTGGTGCTGGAATGGTTCATCCAAATGTATTCAGATTTGCAGGATATCCTGAAGGAAAATACACAGGTTTTGCCTTTGGAATGGGCGTGGAAAGACTTACAATGCTTAAATACGGGATAGATGATATAAGATTATTCTTTGAAAATGACATAAGATTTTTGAGGCAATTCTGA
- a CDS encoding efflux RND transporter periplasmic adaptor subunit: protein MVKSVYASGFIDSSDSLAIKTEVSGYVKKIMVKEGQEVKKGQLLLIISNETLMENLKDLDAQIALVKERLAPNSDFKKDLLHNIEIKKAIFENVEKNFIRRKALYEEELISKEKFEEIKREYEVAKRDYERQINQYNDAIKNLNYQLESLNAKRKALKSEIDKYYIKSPISGKILRKFVNEGEYVNPLQQNSALFSVGNEKNLETVLFVDEEYIPKVKTGMKVYITLDSYPGEIFEGRIKSLESQSDRATRTVKVKADVNYGKPVFFGLTVEANIIIDEIEGIFIPEKAYQNGYVEVLDGNRVKKIKVKVSPEKYNGYLLVIEGLEENQELVIR from the coding sequence ATGGTAAAGTCTGTTTATGCTTCAGGCTTTATCGACTCTTCAGACAGTTTAGCTATCAAAACTGAAGTTTCAGGTTATGTTAAAAAAATAATGGTTAAAGAAGGGCAGGAGGTTAAAAAGGGGCAGCTACTTTTAATTATATCAAATGAAACACTTATGGAAAATTTAAAAGATTTAGATGCTCAAATTGCCTTAGTGAAAGAGAGATTGGCACCAAATTCGGATTTTAAGAAAGATTTACTTCACAATATTGAGATAAAAAAAGCAATTTTTGAAAATGTTGAGAAAAATTTTATAAGAAGAAAAGCTTTATATGAAGAAGAACTAATTTCAAAAGAAAAATTTGAAGAAATTAAAAGAGAATATGAAGTTGCAAAAAGGGACTATGAAAGGCAGATTAACCAATATAACGATGCAATTAAAAACTTAAATTATCAATTAGAAAGTCTCAACGCTAAGAGAAAAGCACTTAAATCCGAGATTGATAAATACTACATTAAATCTCCAATTAGTGGTAAAATTTTAAGAAAATTTGTTAATGAAGGCGAGTATGTCAATCCTCTGCAACAGAACAGTGCTTTATTTTCTGTGGGAAACGAGAAAAATCTTGAAACAGTGCTTTTTGTAGATGAGGAATATATTCCCAAGGTTAAAACTGGAATGAAAGTTTATATTACTCTTGATTCTTATCCCGGAGAGATTTTTGAAGGTAGAATAAAGAGCCTTGAGAGTCAATCTGATAGAGCTACAAGGACAGTTAAGGTAAAGGCTGATGTTAACTATGGAAAGCCAGTTTTTTTTGGCTTAACTGTGGAGGCAAATATAATAATAGATGAAATTGAAGGAATTTTTATCCCAGAGAAAGCTTACCAGAACGGTTACGTAGAGGTTTTAGATGGCAATAGAGTGAAAAAAATAAAAGTAAAGGTTTCTCCAGAAAAATACAATGGTTATCTTCTTGTTATAGAAGGTTTAGAAGAAAACCAGGAGTTAGTAATAAGATGA
- a CDS encoding ABC transporter ATP-binding protein gives MSSIIQLKNVNKKIKDETILKDINLSVNKGEFISIVGPSGSGKSSLLYIIGLLDTPSEGEVFVEKQKIDFEEKNKIAHLRNMKFGFIFQFHYLVGEFTLLENVMVPMLKAGKTKKEATEKAYSLLKKLGLNGKEKRKPFQISGGEQQRVAIARALANDPIVIIADEPTGNLDSKNTAIVMDIFCKLYLEGRTVIMVTHEIELTEKAERIIKMLDGKIVEDIELSKKNVKLKHDYKNVGD, from the coding sequence TTGAGTAGCATTATTCAACTTAAGAATGTTAATAAAAAAATAAAAGATGAAACAATACTCAAAGATATCAATTTATCTGTAAATAAAGGAGAATTCATAAGCATAGTTGGACCATCCGGATCAGGTAAAAGTTCTCTTCTGTATATAATCGGACTTTTAGACACACCAAGCGAGGGTGAAGTATTCGTTGAAAAACAAAAAATAGATTTCGAAGAAAAAAATAAAATTGCTCATTTAAGAAATATGAAGTTTGGATTCATCTTTCAATTTCATTATCTTGTCGGAGAATTTACTTTGCTTGAGAATGTTATGGTTCCCATGTTAAAAGCAGGAAAGACAAAAAAGGAAGCTACGGAAAAAGCCTATTCGCTTCTTAAAAAGTTAGGGCTCAATGGAAAGGAGAAAAGAAAGCCTTTTCAGATTTCAGGAGGAGAGCAGCAGAGAGTAGCAATTGCAAGAGCTCTTGCAAATGACCCAATTGTAATAATAGCTGATGAGCCTACTGGTAATTTGGATTCAAAGAATACGGCTATTGTTATGGATATTTTCTGCAAGTTATATCTTGAAGGCAGGACAGTAATCATGGTAACTCATGAGATAGAACTGACTGAAAAGGCAGAAAGAATTATTAAAATGTTGGATGGTAAAATTGTAGAAGATATTGAGCTAAGTAAAAAAAATGTTAAGCTTAAGCATGATTATAAAAATGTTGGAGACTGA
- the cas10 gene encoding type III-A CRISPR-associated protein Cas10/Csm1 — MDIKVLKIALAGLLHDIGKFMERAGIDIPSEYIDGNQSLYQPKTNWQYTHKHALYTAYFIDEMVKYFPREITEYASSRDSFINLAAKHHKPDSDSPEQLIIHEADCLSSGVERKEFEEEKWIAKKAKEIPLFPILEDISVAEKWKENKPENFIFSYPLKEISPLNIFPVKKQDSQQLAYGELYQKFIQVFKSLPHKECLKLWMEHFDSLLFVFTTSIPSATLKHSDGRFEEIISDISLYDHGRLTSAFAVSMYLYHLLTDSMDKNSIEKTDEKKFLLIEGNFYGIQDFIFSEGGSTAKYAAKMLRGRSFYVSLLSELAADFLLDRLGLPFTSVVTNAAGKFKILAPNTKKHIDALKSTEYEINHWLMENFYGEVSIGFSWVEASPEDFICSKDSLEKLLREIGRASEERKYKKIDLIQYGGTKYTEKYLDKFSDAGVCPLCNRRAANHENKIKEEYLCDICYDHVKIGENLVKKDIVTIATADAALPEKLKVPIFDKYQVSFVSGKLSELLRQNKIVHYWNINSLWKDSSILENFASIKLINGYVPKFTPEYEKEIEKLTYKDSEQDNKETREAIQKQSILSFHHIAKLSLQETPSGFAGVDALGVFKADIDNLGTIFAKGLRPEKRTFSRYATLSRQLNLFFTLYLPYLCKTEFKNIYTIFAGGDDLFLIAPWKEIIRFSMRISEDFYKYCCENSEITLSAGVYITKPETSVMTMAEISEKALEQSKYSGKNRITIFNCPVEWNKLKEFNEIIKELDSWLSKEIITNSFIYKLNEIRELAEEAEKILKEQSIHKNLNPLTWRAKLYYFAIRNIGKGKNKEERIKITEEILSKLANWIETYKESFRIPLWHTIYIRRKA; from the coding sequence ATGGATATTAAAGTTTTAAAAATTGCATTGGCAGGACTTCTTCATGATATTGGAAAATTTATGGAAAGAGCTGGAATAGATATCCCATCTGAATACATAGATGGCAATCAATCCCTGTATCAACCAAAAACTAATTGGCAATACACTCACAAACATGCCCTTTACACAGCTTACTTTATTGATGAAATGGTTAAATATTTTCCTCGAGAAATTACAGAATATGCCTCTTCAAGGGATTCTTTTATAAATCTTGCTGCAAAACATCACAAACCAGACTCTGACTCTCCTGAACAACTAATAATTCATGAAGCAGATTGCCTTAGCAGCGGAGTTGAAAGAAAAGAATTTGAAGAAGAAAAATGGATTGCAAAAAAAGCAAAGGAAATTCCATTATTCCCGATACTTGAAGATATATCAGTTGCTGAAAAATGGAAGGAAAATAAACCTGAAAACTTTATTTTTTCCTATCCTCTGAAAGAAATTTCTCCATTAAACATCTTTCCTGTAAAAAAGCAGGATTCTCAGCAACTGGCTTATGGTGAGCTTTATCAAAAATTTATTCAAGTCTTTAAAAGTCTTCCTCATAAAGAATGTCTTAAACTCTGGATGGAACATTTTGATTCATTACTTTTTGTTTTTACCACTTCAATCCCATCGGCAACACTAAAACACTCTGATGGTAGATTTGAGGAAATTATATCAGACATTTCTCTTTATGACCATGGCAGACTTACCTCTGCATTTGCTGTTTCAATGTATCTTTATCATCTGTTAACAGATTCAATGGATAAAAATTCAATAGAAAAGACGGATGAAAAGAAGTTTCTTTTAATTGAAGGAAATTTTTACGGCATTCAGGATTTTATATTTTCAGAAGGTGGTTCTACAGCTAAATATGCAGCCAAAATGCTGAGAGGCAGATCCTTTTATGTTTCTTTACTCAGTGAGCTTGCTGCAGATTTTTTACTTGACAGACTCGGGTTACCTTTTACATCAGTTGTTACAAATGCAGCAGGAAAATTTAAAATTCTGGCTCCAAACACGAAAAAACATATTGATGCATTAAAATCAACAGAGTATGAAATAAATCATTGGCTTATGGAAAACTTTTATGGAGAGGTAAGTATTGGTTTTAGCTGGGTGGAAGCATCACCAGAGGATTTTATTTGCAGTAAAGACAGTCTTGAAAAACTTTTAAGGGAGATAGGCAGAGCTTCAGAGGAACGCAAATACAAGAAAATAGATCTTATCCAATACGGAGGAACAAAATATACAGAGAAATATCTTGATAAATTTTCAGATGCTGGGGTATGCCCTCTTTGCAATCGTAGAGCAGCAAATCATGAAAATAAAATAAAAGAAGAATACCTCTGTGATATTTGTTACGATCATGTAAAAATTGGCGAAAATCTTGTTAAAAAAGATATTGTTACAATAGCTACAGCTGATGCAGCGCTTCCTGAAAAACTTAAGGTGCCAATTTTTGATAAATATCAGGTAAGCTTTGTATCAGGTAAACTTTCAGAACTTTTAAGACAAAATAAAATAGTTCATTATTGGAATATTAACTCTCTCTGGAAAGACAGTAGCATCCTTGAAAATTTTGCTTCGATCAAACTGATAAATGGCTATGTTCCAAAATTTACACCGGAGTATGAAAAAGAGATTGAGAAACTTACTTATAAAGACTCAGAGCAAGATAACAAGGAAACAAGGGAAGCTATTCAGAAACAATCAATTCTTAGCTTTCATCATATTGCAAAACTCTCATTGCAGGAGACTCCCTCTGGATTTGCTGGAGTTGATGCTCTTGGCGTTTTCAAAGCAGACATTGATAATCTTGGAACAATATTTGCAAAAGGATTAAGACCAGAGAAAAGAACCTTTTCAAGATATGCCACACTTTCACGGCAACTTAATCTCTTTTTTACTCTTTATTTGCCTTATCTATGTAAAACAGAGTTTAAAAATATATACACAATTTTTGCAGGTGGAGATGATCTTTTTCTTATTGCTCCATGGAAGGAAATAATCAGATTTTCTATGAGAATTTCTGAAGATTTTTACAAATACTGCTGTGAAAACAGCGAAATTACGCTTTCAGCTGGAGTATATATTACAAAGCCTGAAACTTCTGTGATGACAATGGCTGAGATTTCAGAAAAGGCATTAGAGCAATCAAAATACAGCGGGAAAAACAGAATAACAATCTTTAATTGTCCAGTGGAGTGGAATAAATTAAAAGAATTTAACGAGATTATAAAAGAATTAGACAGCTGGCTTAGCAAGGAAATTATAACCAATTCATTCATATATAAATTGAATGAAATTAGAGAGCTTGCAGAGGAAGCAGAAAAAATACTGAAGGAGCAGTCAATTCACAAAAATCTGAATCCTTTAACCTGGAGAGCTAAACTCTATTACTTTGCTATAAGAAATATTGGAAAGGGAAAAAACAAAGAAGAAAGAATCAAAATTACAGAAGAAATTTTATCCAAACTTGCAAACTGGATAGAGACATACAAGGAATCCTTTAGGATTCCTTTATGGCATACAATTTATATAAGGAGGAAAGCATGA
- the pheT gene encoding phenylalanine--tRNA ligase subunit beta: MKVLFSWLKEYIEGEIELKRVAESLTMAGLEVGAIEDFQGDAVVDLEITPNRADCLSLIGIAREIKAILGLKLKKPSFKIQKELKETNFKISIANSELCYRYAGRIVKGVKVSSSPEWLKKRLEASGIRSINNVVDVTNYVLLEYGHPLHAFDLDLIEGAQIRVGTPRDFGMTEVEITTLDGVKRKLDCHDLLIWDAVKPVAIAGIMGGANTEVTDKTVNVLLESAYFKPERIRKTSKKLGLSTEASYRFERGTDIEALKEALDRAAFLIQQFAGGEIYEAIDVYPKKIPYKNIAFNTEKICKFIGVNLSEEEILRILELLEIQLEKKDSFYIAKIPSHRQDISIEEDIAEEVARIYGYDRIPAELPQAFKYVEENYELTKKRKFLDLIRNYMISLGFSEAVNFSFMSADDLDLFEIPQNDRRRKFICLLNPLRQEESVMRTMLFPGLLKNTEKNTARGIENLKLFEIGRVFIAQQSASLPEEPVHLAVITKKEDFKSPFKDDPYDFYALKGLIDGVFRYFKINNVQYIRSKETFLHPGQSADIFVKDEKIGFIGVLSPRVLSKLDFKTKPYICITELDLDKLFSFVKTEVKYKPFSTYPPVKRDVALILPADFESQKIFELIKSFDSELIEDAFIFDVYQGKGIPEGHKSIAFRIIYRAFDRTLTAEEVDELHTKLVEKIIAHTGAILRDG, from the coding sequence ATGAAAGTTTTATTTAGCTGGTTAAAAGAATACATTGAAGGAGAGATAGAATTAAAGAGAGTTGCTGAGTCCCTTACAATGGCAGGGCTTGAAGTAGGAGCAATTGAGGATTTTCAAGGCGATGCAGTTGTTGATTTAGAAATAACACCAAATAGAGCAGACTGTCTCAGCCTTATTGGAATAGCAAGAGAGATTAAAGCAATACTCGGATTAAAACTCAAAAAGCCATCGTTTAAAATTCAAAAAGAATTAAAAGAGACAAATTTTAAGATTTCGATTGCAAATTCAGAACTCTGCTATAGATATGCAGGAAGAATTGTAAAGGGGGTTAAAGTTTCTTCATCTCCAGAATGGCTTAAAAAAAGGCTTGAAGCCTCAGGCATACGCTCAATAAATAATGTGGTTGATGTAACTAACTATGTTTTGCTTGAGTATGGGCATCCCCTTCATGCCTTTGATCTTGATCTCATTGAAGGTGCGCAAATCAGAGTAGGAACTCCACGAGATTTTGGTATGACTGAAGTAGAGATTACCACTCTTGATGGAGTAAAAAGAAAACTTGACTGTCATGACCTTTTAATATGGGATGCAGTAAAACCCGTTGCGATTGCAGGAATTATGGGTGGTGCAAATACTGAGGTTACTGATAAAACAGTCAATGTTCTTCTTGAGAGCGCTTATTTTAAACCTGAAAGAATAAGAAAGACATCAAAAAAACTCGGACTTTCAACAGAAGCCTCTTATAGATTTGAAAGGGGTACTGACATTGAAGCTCTTAAAGAAGCTCTTGACAGGGCAGCTTTTTTAATTCAGCAGTTTGCAGGCGGTGAAATTTACGAAGCAATAGATGTATATCCCAAAAAAATTCCATATAAAAATATTGCTTTCAATACAGAAAAGATATGTAAATTTATTGGTGTAAATCTTTCAGAGGAAGAAATTTTAAGAATTCTTGAACTTCTTGAAATACAACTTGAAAAAAAAGACAGTTTTTATATTGCTAAAATTCCGTCTCACAGACAGGACATATCAATTGAAGAAGACATTGCTGAGGAAGTAGCAAGAATTTACGGTTATGACAGAATCCCTGCAGAGTTACCTCAGGCATTTAAATATGTTGAAGAAAATTATGAACTTACAAAAAAGAGAAAATTTTTAGATCTTATAAGAAATTACATGATTTCTCTTGGCTTTAGCGAGGCTGTTAATTTTAGCTTTATGTCTGCCGATGATCTTGATTTATTTGAAATTCCACAGAATGACAGAAGAAGAAAATTTATCTGCCTTCTTAATCCTTTAAGGCAGGAAGAATCAGTAATGCGAACAATGCTTTTTCCAGGGCTTTTGAAGAATACTGAAAAAAACACTGCCCGTGGTATAGAAAATTTAAAGCTTTTTGAAATAGGAAGAGTATTTATAGCTCAGCAGAGTGCTTCTCTTCCTGAAGAACCTGTCCATCTTGCCGTAATAACAAAGAAAGAGGATTTTAAATCTCCTTTTAAAGACGACCCTTATGATTTTTATGCTCTGAAGGGTTTGATTGACGGAGTTTTCAGGTATTTCAAAATAAACAATGTTCAATATATCAGGTCTAAAGAAACATTTTTACATCCTGGACAATCAGCGGATATTTTTGTAAAGGACGAAAAAATTGGATTCATTGGAGTGCTTTCTCCAAGGGTTTTATCAAAACTTGATTTTAAGACAAAGCCTTACATATGTATAACAGAACTTGATCTTGATAAGTTGTTCTCATTCGTTAAAACAGAAGTAAAGTATAAACCTTTTTCCACATATCCTCCAGTTAAGAGAGATGTAGCATTAATACTGCCAGCTGATTTTGAATCTCAGAAAATATTTGAGCTTATAAAATCCTTTGATAGCGAACTTATTGAAGACGCTTTTATTTTTGACGTATATCAGGGGAAGGGCATTCCGGAAGGTCATAAAAGTATAGCTTTTCGAATTATCTATAGAGCCTTTGATAGAACACTAACCGCAGAAGAAGTTGACGAACTTCACACTAAATTGGTTGAAAAAATTATTGCTCATACAGGAGCGATCCTCAGAGATGGATAA
- a CDS encoding ABC transporter permease produces the protein MKHIVFVTLKLLFERKRQTIVAIVGVSIGVGIFIAMASLMNGFQKYFIEQALDVNAHITLKAKDEFDKEKILKKVYGDNSYFKVYGAKPKELKDKIVDYKFLIEKYKKDKEIIGIAPHLTGQGIVKYGTVDKSASLIGIDPVMERKASVIDKFVLNKKLDMLISDKDSIIMGKLLARDLGVDEVGKKVIITSSYGITHLFKVVDFFESGITMLDQTRIYMNLKTLQTILNKPNEVNEIIFKIKDVYRANEIADRINRETGYYTESWQKAFRNFLQLFKIQNYITYMIVFAILVVSAFGIFNIIMMTVLEKKRDIAILKALGYENIDIIKIFVFHGIIIGFLGAILGCLLGYALQEFLASVNVSVEGLVKTKGFALDRNPLYFLYGILFAFTFSTLAAFYPSYKASKLNPVDIFRSSV, from the coding sequence ATGAAACATATTGTTTTTGTTACTTTAAAGTTACTTTTTGAAAGAAAAAGGCAAACCATCGTAGCTATAGTAGGAGTTTCTATTGGAGTGGGAATTTTTATTGCAATGGCTTCACTTATGAATGGTTTTCAAAAATATTTTATTGAGCAGGCCTTAGATGTAAATGCCCATATAACCTTAAAAGCAAAAGATGAATTTGATAAAGAAAAAATACTCAAGAAGGTTTATGGAGATAACTCATACTTTAAAGTTTATGGAGCAAAACCCAAGGAGTTGAAGGATAAAATTGTAGATTATAAGTTTTTAATAGAAAAATATAAAAAGGATAAAGAAATAATAGGTATTGCACCTCATCTTACAGGACAGGGAATTGTAAAGTATGGAACTGTTGATAAATCAGCATCTCTTATCGGGATAGATCCTGTAATGGAAAGAAAAGCTTCTGTTATTGATAAGTTCGTTTTAAACAAAAAACTTGACATGCTAATCTCTGACAAAGACAGCATTATTATGGGCAAGCTCCTTGCAAGAGATCTTGGAGTTGATGAAGTAGGTAAAAAGGTGATTATAACATCATCTTATGGAATTACCCATCTTTTTAAGGTTGTTGATTTTTTTGAATCTGGTATTACCATGCTTGACCAAACAAGAATATATATGAATTTGAAAACCCTACAAACCATTCTCAATAAACCTAATGAAGTCAATGAAATAATTTTTAAAATAAAGGATGTTTATCGTGCGAATGAAATTGCTGACAGGATAAATAGGGAAACTGGTTATTATACAGAAAGCTGGCAGAAAGCATTCAGGAATTTTTTACAACTTTTCAAAATCCAAAACTACATTACCTACATGATTGTTTTTGCTATTCTTGTGGTCTCTGCTTTTGGAATTTTTAATATTATAATGATGACAGTCCTTGAAAAGAAAAGGGATATAGCAATACTCAAGGCATTGGGTTATGAAAATATTGATATAATAAAGATATTTGTTTTTCATGGAATAATCATTGGTTTTCTTGGAGCAATACTTGGATGTCTATTAGGTTATGCTTTGCAGGAATTTCTTGCTTCTGTGAATGTTAGTGTAGAAGGCTTAGTAAAAACAAAAGGATTTGCCCTCGACAGAAACCCTCTGTATTTTCTCTATGGAATTTTATTTGCTTTTACTTTTTCAACTTTAGCAGCATTTTATCCTTCCTATAAAGCTTCAAAACTTAATCCTGTTGATATTTTCAGGAGCAGTGTTTGA